A DNA window from Thermodesulfobacteriota bacterium contains the following coding sequences:
- the waaF gene encoding lipopolysaccharide heptosyltransferase II: protein MEIKEIKKVLVRTPNWIGDSIICLPALEALKDLYSEAELTVLSVPRTAAIFEGHPAVSDIIEYDRYGGHAGIMGKRALARRLRDNQFDLAVLFQNAFDAAFIAWLAGIPRRAGYARDMRGLLLTNPVKVTEDIKKKHQVHYYLRVVEALGGKAPAEPVPRLYFEAGEQEEVVLFFEKYDIAKHSVLVGAAPGASYGPAKMWSADGFAEVVEKLSKEIGAVPLLFGGKDDVEAAAEVSKRIGMEHINLAGKTHLREFMTIAGRLKIFITNDSGPMHLAAAIGVPTVAVFGSTDPSLTGPLGGRVKVIKNKIDCSPCFERECPYGHYDCMKAVTPDEVYRACKELLGKKETG from the coding sequence ATGGAAATAAAGGAAATAAAGAAAGTGCTCGTCAGGACGCCGAACTGGATAGGGGATTCCATTATCTGCCTGCCTGCCCTGGAGGCGCTGAAGGATCTCTATTCGGAGGCCGAGTTGACCGTCCTCTCGGTCCCGCGCACCGCGGCGATATTCGAGGGACACCCGGCCGTATCCGACATAATCGAGTACGACCGGTATGGCGGGCATGCGGGGATCATGGGCAAGCGCGCGCTCGCCCGGAGGCTCAGGGATAATCAGTTCGACCTGGCCGTGCTCTTCCAGAACGCGTTCGACGCGGCCTTTATAGCCTGGCTCGCCGGCATACCCAGGAGGGCCGGGTACGCGAGGGATATGAGGGGCCTTCTCCTGACGAACCCCGTCAAGGTCACCGAAGATATAAAGAAAAAGCACCAGGTACACTACTACCTGAGGGTCGTGGAGGCGCTCGGGGGCAAGGCCCCCGCAGAGCCCGTCCCGCGCCTTTACTTCGAGGCGGGGGAGCAGGAGGAGGTGGTCCTCTTCTTCGAGAAGTACGACATAGCAAAGCACTCGGTACTCGTCGGCGCGGCGCCGGGCGCGAGCTACGGCCCGGCAAAGATGTGGAGCGCCGATGGCTTCGCCGAGGTGGTCGAAAAACTCTCGAAAGAGATCGGGGCAGTGCCGCTGCTCTTCGGAGGCAAGGACGACGTCGAGGCCGCCGCCGAGGTCTCCAAAAGGATCGGCATGGAGCACATAAACCTCGCGGGCAAGACGCACCTGAGGGAGTTCATGACGATCGCCGGGCGCCTTAAGATATTCATAACGAACGACTCCGGACCCATGCACCTGGCCGCGGCTATCGGGGTGCCCACCGTGGCCGTCTTCGGCTCCACCGACCCGTCTCTGACCGGGCCGCTGGGCGGACGGGTGAAGGTCATTAAGAATAAGATCGACTGCAGCCCGTGCTTCGAAAGGGAGTGCCCGTACGGACACTACGACTGCATGAAGGCCGTGACTCCCGACGAGGTGTACCGGGCGTGCAAGGAGCTTCTTGGAAAAAAGGAGACCGGGTGA
- a CDS encoding restriction endonuclease: MSKTNYQKGKDYEDFVEKVYQAILDGEVNAGVLKPVTLERNRTLPCKSGATAEMDIYWEYEAAEVLVKVGIECKDTGAVSVGDMRDFIQKLEGIGGIQGLFFSKDGFQDGAKKEAAYRNITLLKLREVEEKDWDGYLKEIYIEFNVLPPARIVNIEPALNEEWLRKQGYKEGDRLDFSALNTEMILEDKKTNFKYSLHEIVDSPEFSQSSPGEHIWEKSFEDGWFYVKDKEVKIDSMKITYQVPSPFKQSMLIDHSKWVLAVLENVEENKQYLVSKDGRKKKFS; this comes from the coding sequence GTGAGTAAAACAAATTATCAAAAAGGAAAAGATTACGAAGATTTTGTAGAAAAAGTTTATCAGGCAATTTTAGACGGCGAGGTAAACGCTGGGGTTTTAAAACCTGTGACGTTAGAACGAAATAGGACACTCCCTTGCAAAAGCGGTGCAACGGCTGAGATGGATATTTACTGGGAATATGAAGCGGCAGAAGTTTTAGTTAAGGTAGGAATTGAATGTAAAGACACGGGGGCCGTTTCTGTTGGGGATATGAGGGATTTCATTCAAAAGCTTGAGGGTATAGGAGGAATTCAGGGCCTCTTCTTTTCAAAAGATGGGTTTCAGGATGGAGCTAAGAAAGAGGCGGCATACCGTAATATAACGCTGCTTAAATTAAGAGAAGTAGAAGAAAAAGATTGGGATGGTTATCTAAAAGAAATTTATATAGAATTTAACGTGTTACCCCCTGCACGGATTGTAAATATTGAACCTGCGCTAAATGAAGAGTGGCTAAGGAAACAAGGATATAAAGAAGGAGACAGGTTGGATTTTTCAGCATTGAATACCGAGATGATACTTGAAGATAAAAAAACAAACTTCAAATATTCTTTGCATGAAATTGTAGATAGTCCAGAGTTTAGTCAAAGTTCTCCAGGGGAGCATATATGGGAAAAGAGCTTTGAAGACGGGTGGTTTTATGTAAAAGACAAAGAGGTTAAAATAGATAGCATGAAAATTACTTACCAGGTTCCTTCTCCCTTCAAACAATCAATGCTTATCGATCATTCCAAATGGGTCTTGGCTGTTCTTGAGAATGTAGAAGAGAATAAGCAGTATTTGGTTTCGAAGGATGGTAGAAAGAAAAAATTTTCGTAA
- a CDS encoding nucleotidyltransferase domain-containing protein translates to MKHSPGVLLVKTTHQKVLAFFLARPSGFFYGSEVSKKTGVSIGQVSKILNDLRRAGLVEKETKGKTELYRVLTDSAVLRTYKVLTTLISIEPLVEGLKKVSRLVILYGSCAKGTNVEESDLDLLVVSSVRDKVQDTVARFLYDEGRGFSEIKPVIKRPAAWASLEQNDPSFYGELQKGILLYEKEIDESRL, encoded by the coding sequence ATGAAACACTCTCCGGGGGTCCTCCTCGTTAAGACCACACACCAGAAGGTCCTGGCCTTCTTCCTTGCCCGTCCCTCGGGATTCTTCTACGGCTCGGAGGTCTCGAAGAAAACCGGCGTCAGTATCGGCCAGGTAAGTAAAATCCTGAACGACCTCAGAAGGGCCGGGCTGGTCGAAAAGGAAACCAAGGGCAAAACCGAGCTATACCGTGTCCTCACAGACTCGGCCGTGTTGAGGACGTACAAGGTGCTTACGACGCTCATCTCCATCGAGCCGCTGGTCGAAGGGCTCAAGAAGGTAAGCAGGCTGGTCATCCTCTACGGAAGCTGTGCAAAGGGCACGAACGTTGAAGAAAGCGACCTCGACCTGCTGGTTGTAAGCAGCGTCAGGGACAAGGTGCAGGACACAGTCGCCCGGTTCCTTTACGACGAAGGCAGGGGCTTCTCGGAGATAAAACCGGTCATTAAAAGGCCTGCGGCGTGGGCCTCCCTTGAGCAGAACGACCCGTCGTTCTACGGTGAGCTGCAGAAGGGGATACTCCTATACGAGAAGGAAATAGATGAATCGAGACTTTAA